A window from Tenacibaculum singaporense encodes these proteins:
- the fdhD gene encoding formate dehydrogenase accessory sulfurtransferase FdhD — MKQTQSYQSIKLSTNSIEKFDDTLVIEAPLQININEEPYTVVMRTPGNDEELVRGLLYAEDIYKKQSEVKIEIIKNEKDFSTILNVEIPKEKLGKGYLNKRTLLSVSSCGICGKKELKDVRIEGNTLKNSTKTNIKELIEVTSRISLKMNCKQSLFKITGGSHACAVFNKKEELLTIKEDIGRHNAVDKCVGDLIIQNKLKEANYMLVSGRVSYEIVSKAFLAKIPIIIAVSACSSLAVDFAKEFGIFLIGFSRDHKMTIYS, encoded by the coding sequence ATGAAACAGACACAAAGCTATCAATCCATTAAACTTTCTACTAATTCTATAGAAAAATTTGATGACACTCTTGTTATAGAAGCTCCTTTACAAATAAACATCAACGAAGAACCATATACTGTCGTTATGAGAACCCCAGGTAATGATGAAGAATTAGTAAGAGGTTTATTATATGCAGAAGATATTTACAAAAAACAAAGTGAAGTAAAAATAGAGATAATTAAAAATGAAAAGGACTTTTCTACAATACTAAATGTAGAAATCCCTAAGGAAAAATTAGGAAAAGGTTACTTAAATAAGCGTACTCTTTTATCGGTTTCCTCATGTGGAATTTGTGGGAAAAAAGAATTAAAAGACGTACGTATAGAGGGTAACACCCTAAAAAACAGCACTAAAACTAATATTAAAGAATTAATAGAGGTAACAAGCCGTATATCTTTGAAAATGAATTGCAAACAAAGTTTGTTTAAAATTACAGGAGGCAGTCACGCTTGTGCAGTTTTCAATAAAAAAGAAGAATTATTAACTATTAAAGAAGATATCGGTCGTCACAATGCTGTAGATAAATGTGTTGGTGACTTAATCATTCAAAATAAATTAAAAGAAGCTAATTACATGTTAGTTAGTGGAAGGGTTTCTTACGAAATAGTTTCTAAGGCTTTCTTAGCTAAAATACCAATAATAATTGCAGTTTCAGCATGCTCTTCTTTAGCTGTAGATTTTGCAAAAGAATTTGGAATTTTTCTTATAGGTTTTAGCAGAGATCACAAAATGACTATCTATTCTTAA
- a CDS encoding LytR/AlgR family response regulator transcription factor has product MNILIVEDESRIAKRIERMTRDILGDTLQSLKYANTLHEALRFIENNTLDLILLDLNLNGDNGFDLLTTAVSKSFHTIVISAYKNQAITAFEYGVLDFVPKPFNRDRLEQAINRISTKEKVTINTVKFLAVKKRQKVQLIPMEDVLYIKGAGVYTELFLKDEKKELHDKSLEKLEQLLSPSFERIHKSYLVKMTEIKEIIVEPGSKYIAELKNGTRIPIGRTKYKSIKEKWF; this is encoded by the coding sequence ATGAACATTTTAATTGTAGAAGATGAATCAAGAATTGCCAAAAGAATCGAACGAATGACTCGTGATATTTTGGGCGATACCTTACAATCGTTAAAATACGCGAATACACTTCATGAAGCATTACGGTTTATTGAAAATAATACATTGGATCTTATCCTTTTGGATTTAAACCTTAACGGTGACAATGGCTTTGACCTACTTACAACCGCAGTTTCTAAATCGTTTCATACGATAGTTATTTCTGCCTATAAAAATCAAGCAATTACAGCTTTTGAATATGGAGTCCTGGATTTTGTTCCTAAACCTTTTAATAGAGATCGACTAGAACAAGCTATAAATAGAATTAGTACAAAAGAAAAAGTAACTATAAATACAGTTAAATTCTTAGCTGTAAAAAAACGACAAAAAGTACAGTTAATTCCTATGGAAGATGTACTTTACATCAAAGGAGCTGGTGTTTATACAGAACTCTTTTTAAAAGATGAAAAAAAAGAGTTACATGACAAGTCACTCGAAAAACTAGAACAGCTGTTATCTCCTTCTTTTGAACGTATCCATAAATCGTACTTAGTCAAAATGACTGAAATAAAAGAAATTATTGTAGAACCTGGTAGCAAATATATAGCCGAGTTGAAAAACGGGACTCGTATTCCTATCGGGAGAACTAAATATAAAAGCATAAAAGAAAAATGGTTTTAA
- the typA gene encoding translational GTPase TypA produces MQSIRNIAIIAHVDHGKTTLVDKIIDQAKILDERKERTDLLLDNNDLERERGITILSKNVSVNYKGVKINVIDTPGHADFGGEVERVLKMADGVLLLVDAFEGPMPQTRFVLGKAIELGLTPIVVVNKVDKENCTPDLVHEKVFDLMFALEANEDQLDFTTIYGSAKNGWMSTDWQKPTEDIVPLLDAVLETIPEAPYREGSPQMQITSLDYSSFKGRIAIGRVYRGDLEKNKDYMLCKADGSTKKVRIKELHVFEGMGKAEADKVRSGDICAVTGLDDFEIGDTIADVDNPEALPRIEVDQPTMSMLFTINNSPFFGKEGKFVTSRHLRDRLFKEMEKNLALRVDETDTEDKFNVFGRGVLHLSVLIETMRREGYELQVGRPQVILKEIDGVKCEPYETLSIDVPEDVASKAINLVSLRKGDLLVMEPKGDLQHLEFTIPSRGLIGLRNKILTATAGQAIINHRFSEYGPYKGEFAEELKGAIVSSETGKATAYAIDRLQDRGRFFIDPNQEIYKGQVVGENAKADDMAVNLIKGKKLTNVRASGSDDGVKIAPKIDFSLEECMEYIRPDEYLEVTPESLRMRKINFVK; encoded by the coding sequence ATGCAATCAATAAGAAATATTGCTATTATAGCACACGTTGACCACGGAAAGACAACCTTGGTAGACAAAATTATAGATCAAGCTAAAATTTTAGATGAACGTAAAGAGCGTACTGATTTATTATTAGATAATAACGACTTAGAGCGTGAACGTGGTATTACCATTTTATCTAAAAACGTATCAGTAAACTATAAAGGAGTTAAAATTAATGTAATTGATACTCCTGGTCACGCCGATTTTGGTGGAGAAGTAGAACGTGTACTAAAAATGGCAGATGGAGTTTTATTATTGGTTGATGCTTTTGAAGGACCAATGCCACAAACTCGTTTTGTATTAGGAAAAGCAATTGAGTTGGGGTTAACTCCTATCGTAGTAGTAAACAAGGTAGATAAAGAAAACTGTACGCCAGATTTAGTACACGAAAAAGTATTTGATTTAATGTTTGCTTTAGAAGCAAATGAAGATCAATTAGACTTTACAACTATTTATGGTTCAGCCAAAAATGGATGGATGAGTACAGATTGGCAAAAACCAACTGAAGATATTGTTCCTTTGTTAGATGCTGTTTTAGAAACAATTCCAGAAGCACCATATCGTGAAGGATCTCCACAAATGCAAATTACATCGTTAGATTATTCTTCATTTAAAGGAAGAATAGCTATTGGACGTGTATACCGAGGAGATTTAGAAAAAAACAAAGACTATATGCTTTGTAAAGCAGATGGAAGCACTAAAAAAGTCCGCATTAAAGAGCTACACGTTTTTGAAGGAATGGGTAAAGCTGAAGCAGACAAAGTTCGTAGTGGAGATATTTGTGCAGTAACAGGTTTAGATGACTTTGAAATTGGTGATACGATTGCCGATGTAGATAATCCAGAAGCTTTACCAAGAATTGAAGTAGATCAACCTACTATGAGTATGTTATTTACTATTAATAACTCTCCATTCTTTGGTAAAGAAGGTAAGTTTGTAACTTCTCGTCACTTACGTGATCGCTTATTTAAGGAGATGGAGAAAAACTTAGCTTTACGTGTTGATGAAACAGATACAGAGGATAAATTTAACGTTTTCGGACGTGGTGTATTACACTTATCTGTATTAATTGAAACGATGCGTCGTGAAGGATACGAATTACAAGTAGGTCGTCCTCAAGTAATTTTAAAAGAGATTGACGGAGTTAAGTGTGAACCATACGAAACATTATCAATTGATGTTCCTGAAGATGTAGCTTCTAAAGCAATTAACTTAGTTTCTTTACGTAAAGGAGACTTATTAGTAATGGAGCCAAAAGGAGATTTACAACATTTAGAGTTTACCATTCCATCAAGAGGGTTAATTGGTTTACGTAATAAAATATTAACAGCAACAGCTGGTCAAGCAATTATAAACCACCGATTCAGCGAATATGGACCTTATAAAGGAGAGTTTGCAGAAGAATTAAAAGGTGCTATTGTTTCTTCAGAAACAGGAAAAGCAACCGCTTATGCTATTGACCGTTTACAAGACAGAGGACGTTTCTTTATTGATCCTAACCAAGAGATTTACAAAGGTCAGGTTGTAGGTGAAAATGCCAAGGCAGATGATATGGCTGTAAACTTAATTAAAGGAAAAAAGTTAACAAACGTACGTGCTTCAGGTTCTGATGATGGTGTGAAAATTGCTCCAAAAATCGATTTCTCATTAGAAGAATGTATGGAGTATATTAGACCAGATGAGTACTTAGAAGTTACTCCAGAAAGTTTACGTATGCGTAAAATTAACTTTGTAAAATAA
- a CDS encoding LETM1 domain-containing protein, producing the protein MNTVDEIKEAIYKNKKRLAKELQESRELIFLVRKSLTTSLTDEEKAKVKEQTLDICKAIPAFTVFMLPGGALLLPLLIKLIPDILPSAFKEDDEELENSKLE; encoded by the coding sequence ATGAATACAGTTGATGAAATAAAAGAAGCTATCTATAAAAACAAAAAAAGATTAGCTAAGGAACTCCAAGAAAGCAGGGAGCTTATATTTCTTGTTAGAAAATCACTAACAACTTCATTAACTGACGAAGAAAAGGCAAAAGTAAAAGAGCAAACACTTGATATTTGTAAAGCAATTCCTGCTTTCACTGTGTTTATGCTTCCTGGTGGAGCTTTACTTTTGCCTTTACTTATAAAATTAATTCCAGACATTTTACCAAGTGCTTTTAAGGAAGATGATGAGGAGTTAGAAAACTCTAAACTAGAGTAA
- a CDS encoding proline dehydrogenase family protein, whose protein sequence is MMRLFDNTETAFKLKSDSELERAYFLFKMIQSQPMVRIGTAVTNFALKAHLPVEGLIRSTVFDHFCGGVSEDDCLPNIEKMYEQGNVHSVLDYSVEGKEDEAQFDDALKMTLKTINFAEEKQSIPYAVFKPTGFGRFDLYQKLTEGKELTSEEKVEWDRVVERFHTVCKAAKEKDVPLLIDAEESWMQDAADNLIEELMEIYNKEKAIVFNTLQMYRHDRMEYLRNLHQRAHQKGYHIGMKVVRGAYMEKERERAKENGYESPICVDKQATDDNYNEAVRYMMDHKNMAIFAGTHNEESSYLLMDLAKEHNIAKDDKRMWFGQLYGMSDHISFNLAKEGYNVAKYVPFGPVRDVMPYLIRRAEENTSVAGQTSRELNLLKTEKARRKL, encoded by the coding sequence ATAATGAGACTTTTTGATAATACAGAAACTGCTTTTAAATTAAAATCTGACTCAGAGTTAGAACGTGCATATTTTTTGTTTAAAATGATTCAGAGCCAACCAATGGTTCGAATAGGTACAGCGGTAACAAACTTTGCTTTAAAAGCACACTTACCAGTTGAAGGATTAATCCGTTCAACAGTTTTTGATCATTTTTGTGGAGGAGTAAGTGAAGATGATTGTTTACCTAATATCGAAAAAATGTACGAACAAGGTAATGTACATAGTGTTTTAGATTATTCAGTAGAAGGAAAGGAAGATGAAGCCCAATTTGATGATGCTTTAAAAATGACGTTGAAAACGATCAATTTTGCTGAAGAAAAGCAATCTATACCTTATGCAGTTTTTAAGCCAACAGGTTTTGGACGTTTTGACTTGTATCAAAAATTAACTGAAGGAAAAGAGTTAACTTCAGAAGAAAAAGTAGAGTGGGATAGAGTTGTAGAACGTTTTCATACCGTATGTAAAGCTGCAAAAGAAAAAGATGTTCCATTACTAATTGACGCAGAGGAAAGCTGGATGCAAGATGCTGCAGATAATTTAATTGAAGAGTTAATGGAAATTTACAATAAAGAAAAAGCCATTGTTTTCAATACGCTACAAATGTATCGTCATGATCGTATGGAATATCTGCGAAACTTACACCAAAGAGCTCACCAAAAAGGATATCATATTGGAATGAAAGTTGTTCGTGGAGCTTATATGGAAAAAGAGCGTGAAAGGGCTAAAGAAAATGGTTACGAGTCTCCTATATGTGTGGATAAACAAGCAACGGATGACAATTATAATGAAGCAGTTCGTTATATGATGGATCATAAAAACATGGCAATTTTTGCAGGAACTCACAATGAAGAAAGCTCATATTTATTAATGGATTTAGCTAAAGAACATAATATTGCTAAAGACGATAAACGCATGTGGTTTGGACAACTTTATGGTATGAGTGATCATATTAGTTTCAATTTGGCCAAAGAAGGATATAATGTAGCGAAGTATGTTCCATTCGGACCCGTTCGTGATGTGATGCCATATTTAATTCGTAGAGCAGAAGAAAACACTTCAGTAGCTGGGCAAACTTCCAGAGAATTGAATTTACTTAAAACTGAAAAAGCACGTAGAAAGCTTTAA
- the aroB gene encoding 3-dehydroquinate synthase — protein sequence MTTINAATYPIHFEEKGYNELTSLVSERNYSSVFILVDDNTLDCCYPRFIQLFATDKPIEVIQIDAGEVHKNIETCMEVWNVMTELGADRKSLLITLGGGVITDLGGFVASTFKRGIDFVNIPTTLLSMVDASVGGKTGVDLGVLKNQIGVFANPELIIIDSEYLHTVTPREIRSGTAEIIKYGMTHDIKLFNEIKDNDKLNIVDLIHRSIEIKNEVVLEDPKEQGVRKVLNWGHTIGHGVESYFLENPKKEALTHGEAIAIGMVCEAYLSAKVLEFPEDKVSEVKDTIIKIYGKVVLSEGDFQPILELMKHDKKNIGGEINFVLLNDYEDFKINSKASDDLIKESLQFYNL from the coding sequence ATGACCACAATTAACGCAGCAACATACCCTATTCATTTTGAAGAAAAAGGCTATAATGAATTAACTTCTTTAGTTTCTGAAAGAAACTATTCTTCAGTTTTTATTTTAGTGGATGACAACACTTTAGACTGTTGCTATCCTCGATTTATACAGTTATTTGCTACCGATAAACCTATTGAAGTCATTCAAATTGATGCTGGTGAAGTTCATAAAAACATAGAAACTTGTATGGAGGTTTGGAATGTAATGACTGAATTAGGAGCTGATAGAAAAAGTTTATTAATTACCTTAGGTGGTGGTGTGATTACTGATTTAGGTGGTTTTGTTGCATCTACATTTAAACGTGGAATTGATTTTGTGAATATTCCTACAACCTTATTAAGCATGGTAGATGCTTCTGTAGGTGGAAAAACAGGAGTTGATTTAGGTGTTTTAAAAAACCAGATTGGTGTATTTGCCAACCCTGAATTGATTATTATTGATTCTGAATACTTACACACCGTAACTCCTAGAGAAATTCGTTCTGGTACTGCGGAAATTATTAAATATGGAATGACCCACGACATCAAGTTATTTAATGAAATTAAAGATAACGATAAACTTAATATTGTTGATTTGATTCATCGTTCGATAGAAATTAAGAATGAAGTTGTTTTAGAAGACCCTAAAGAACAAGGTGTTCGTAAGGTTTTAAACTGGGGACATACTATTGGGCATGGTGTAGAGTCTTATTTTTTAGAGAACCCGAAAAAAGAAGCCTTAACACATGGTGAAGCTATTGCCATTGGAATGGTTTGCGAAGCTTACTTGTCAGCAAAAGTTTTAGAATTTCCAGAAGATAAAGTCTCTGAAGTAAAAGATACTATTATCAAAATTTATGGTAAAGTAGTTTTATCTGAAGGTGATTTTCAGCCTATTCTTGAATTGATGAAACATGATAAAAAGAATATAGGAGGAGAAATTAACTTTGTGCTCCTTAACGATTATGAAGATTTTAAAATAAACAGCAAAGCTTCTGATGATTTAATTAAAGAAAGCTTACAATTTTATAATTTATAA
- a CDS encoding patatin-like phospholipase family protein, with product MIKEKYQCSLEKIKTLDAKVPINLVLSGGAEKGVAHIALLEKLEELNIKINAISACSSGSLVGSMYASGMRPQEILNFFKTTEIFQFSWITIAKPGIFNSSNYARLIEDKIKPTFEELNIPLTVSTTNLNKGTTQYFYKGDLLKPVLASCALPGLFNPIKMNDMLYSDGGIIDNFPTTPFKDSEYPIVGSYVVYPSEKTSEELNTTLKVLAHTSKLLMLSSEEHKFFKTYATICFPLGEFSGFTTKEVDAIYETAKKYIEEKLK from the coding sequence ATGATTAAAGAAAAGTATCAATGCTCTCTTGAAAAAATAAAAACCTTAGATGCTAAAGTACCTATCAACTTGGTATTAAGTGGAGGAGCGGAAAAAGGAGTAGCCCATATTGCATTATTAGAAAAACTAGAAGAATTAAATATCAAAATTAATGCTATTTCAGCATGTAGTTCTGGTTCATTAGTTGGATCTATGTATGCTTCTGGTATGAGACCACAAGAAATTTTGAACTTCTTTAAAACCACTGAAATATTTCAGTTTTCTTGGATAACCATAGCAAAACCAGGAATTTTTAATTCTTCAAATTATGCAAGACTAATAGAAGATAAGATAAAACCGACATTTGAAGAGTTGAATATCCCTTTAACAGTTTCTACAACCAATTTGAATAAAGGAACTACCCAGTATTTTTATAAAGGCGACTTGTTAAAACCAGTTTTAGCTTCTTGTGCATTACCTGGTTTATTCAACCCTATAAAAATGAATGATATGCTATATTCTGATGGAGGAATTATAGACAACTTTCCAACTACACCATTCAAAGATTCTGAATATCCTATTGTAGGGAGTTATGTAGTATATCCTTCTGAAAAAACTAGCGAAGAATTAAATACAACTTTAAAAGTTTTAGCGCATACATCTAAACTTTTAATGCTTTCTTCTGAAGAGCATAAATTCTTTAAAACATACGCAACTATTTGTTTCCCTTTAGGCGAATTTAGCGGGTTTACTACTAAAGAAGTAGATGCTATTTATGAAACAGCCAAGAAATATATAGAAGAAAAATTAAAATAA
- the bshA gene encoding N-acetyl-alpha-D-glucosaminyl L-malate synthase BshA has product MKIGIVCYPTFGGSGVVATELGMALADKGHEVHFITYNQPVRLDFFSHRLHFHEVVLEEYPLFQYQPYELALSSKMVEVVQKYDLEVLHVHYAIPHAYAAYMAKKMLQDKGIDVKVVTTLHGTDITLVGSHPTYKTAVEFSINKSDEVTAVSNSLKEDTLRLFNIEKDIKVVYNFIDGEKYDKAHEGECKRVALAQPEERILTHISNFRPVKRTDDVIRIFNKVQKEIPSKLLMVGDGPERLKAENLAKELEIEDKVLFMGNSTEVAKILCYTDVFLLPSETESFGLAALEAMAASTPVISTNTGGLPEVNIDGVTGFLSELGDIEGMANNAINILKDEEVLNEFKENAKEHIKLFSLDNILPAYERLYKKCYVS; this is encoded by the coding sequence ATGAAAATAGGAATTGTATGTTATCCTACCTTTGGAGGAAGTGGAGTAGTAGCAACTGAATTAGGAATGGCATTAGCAGATAAAGGACACGAAGTACACTTTATAACGTACAATCAGCCAGTTCGATTAGATTTTTTTTCTCATCGGTTACATTTTCATGAAGTTGTTTTAGAAGAATACCCGTTATTTCAATACCAACCTTATGAATTAGCGTTGTCGAGTAAAATGGTAGAGGTAGTACAAAAGTACGATCTAGAAGTATTGCACGTTCACTATGCTATTCCGCATGCCTATGCTGCTTATATGGCAAAAAAAATGCTTCAAGATAAAGGAATTGACGTAAAAGTGGTAACAACATTGCACGGTACCGATATTACTTTGGTAGGAAGTCATCCAACCTACAAAACCGCAGTAGAATTTAGTATAAATAAATCAGATGAAGTTACAGCGGTATCTAACAGTTTAAAAGAAGATACACTTAGATTATTTAATATTGAAAAAGATATTAAAGTAGTATATAACTTTATTGATGGTGAAAAATATGATAAAGCACATGAAGGAGAATGTAAAAGAGTAGCCTTAGCGCAACCAGAAGAAAGAATTTTAACGCACATAAGTAATTTTAGACCAGTTAAACGTACCGACGATGTAATTCGAATTTTTAATAAGGTTCAAAAAGAAATTCCTTCAAAATTACTTATGGTTGGTGATGGTCCAGAACGTTTAAAAGCAGAAAACTTAGCTAAAGAACTAGAAATAGAAGACAAAGTATTGTTTATGGGAAATAGTACAGAGGTGGCAAAAATATTATGTTATACCGATGTGTTTTTATTACCGTCTGAAACAGAAAGCTTCGGATTAGCAGCTTTGGAAGCAATGGCAGCAAGTACACCTGTTATCTCTACAAATACAGGAGGGTTACCAGAAGTAAACATTGATGGTGTAACTGGTTTTTTAAGTGAACTAGGTGATATTGAGGGTATGGCTAACAATGCTATTAATATTTTAAAAGATGAAGAAGTTTTAAACGAATTTAAAGAGAACGCTAAAGAACATATCAAGTTATTTTCACTAGATAATATATTACCTGCTTATGAAAGACTTTATAAAAAGTGTTATGTAAGTTAA
- a CDS encoding transketolase — MPTTQQLQEFTQQVRRDIVRMVHAVNSGHPGGSLGCAEFFTCLYQEIMDYSTDFSMDGKNEDLFFLSNGHISPVYYSVLARSGFFPVAELETFRKLDSRLQGHPTTHEHLPGVRIASGSLGQGMSVAIGAAQAKKLDGDNKTVYSLHGDGELQEGQIWEAVMYAAAKKVDNLISTVDVNEKQIDGSTDEVLAMGSLKAKFEAFGWDVVEIAEGNNVEAILAGMAEAKSRTGKGKPVCVLLRTEMGNGVDFMMHTHAWHGKAPNDEQLEVALAQNPETLGDY, encoded by the coding sequence ATGCCAACAACACAACAATTACAAGAGTTTACACAACAAGTTCGTAGAGACATTGTACGCATGGTACATGCTGTAAATTCAGGACATCCAGGAGGTTCTTTAGGGTGTGCAGAATTTTTTACGTGTTTATACCAAGAAATCATGGACTATTCTACTGATTTTTCTATGGATGGTAAAAACGAAGATTTATTCTTTTTATCAAACGGACACATTTCGCCAGTTTATTATAGTGTTTTAGCTCGTAGTGGGTTTTTCCCAGTAGCCGAATTAGAAACATTTAGAAAATTAGACTCTCGTTTACAAGGGCACCCAACTACACACGAACATTTACCAGGAGTGCGTATTGCTTCAGGATCGTTAGGCCAGGGTATGAGTGTTGCTATTGGTGCAGCCCAAGCAAAAAAGTTAGATGGTGATAACAAAACTGTATATTCTTTACACGGAGATGGTGAGTTACAAGAAGGACAAATTTGGGAAGCTGTAATGTATGCAGCAGCTAAAAAGGTTGATAACTTAATTTCTACCGTAGATGTAAATGAAAAGCAAATTGATGGATCTACTGATGAAGTTTTAGCTATGGGAAGCTTAAAAGCTAAATTTGAAGCTTTCGGTTGGGATGTTGTAGAAATTGCAGAAGGAAACAATGTAGAAGCTATTTTAGCAGGAATGGCAGAAGCAAAATCTAGAACAGGAAAAGGTAAGCCAGTTTGTGTATTATTACGCACAGAAATGGGGAATGGAGTTGATTTTATGATGCACACCCATGCATGGCATGGTAAAGCACCTAATGATGAGCAGTTAGAGGTTGCTTTAGCTCAAAATCCAGAAACTTTAGGAGATTACTAA
- a CDS encoding AraC family transcriptional regulator, with protein sequence MKKILVLLHVIVLSLKVYSQNHTKKDTLLEKSFEELSELFYASKPDTLKATTYAKKFFSKALKEKDTIRMMSGKYYLADILNNEKVYLNFCDSLIDITKKIPNKNFPANIYIKKATFLFHKRQNSKALKELINANQIIDKHKNLYLKNKALYLMGTIYNSIGQKKKALNLYKQVYYFALKENLLAKDDFFSSLLINLTIEYRNLNEIDSSLLYNNRAVSLYKKINDSVSLGYSYFSLGLIYQKKKEHEKALKSYLKSIPAIKNDENYRILASTYTKVAKLYDSIGLYSKSLKYHLKADSLFSVRKIPSRFLEDSYKYLINQYKNKNLKKQLLYINKLLEVKEFKLNEKNKVNKTLIDEYDIPNLLSEKKQIIEKLEKEIKESKKNRIIYISLLFLSLLLIGYQIKRKRTFKKRFIALINQKETINKKEIPLVSPITNKHEISSETINIIMKGLEAFEKNTDFLSSKINLQLLADRLDTNTSYLSKIINQHKKNSFSNYINQLRVEYAVEKLKNDVLWRKYTIKAIAQEVGFKNAESFSKAFYKFTGIKPSYFIKELEKSEKD encoded by the coding sequence ATGAAAAAGATACTTGTTTTACTTCATGTTATTGTACTAAGCTTAAAAGTGTATTCTCAAAACCATACAAAAAAAGACACTTTACTAGAGAAAAGTTTTGAAGAATTATCTGAGCTTTTTTATGCTAGTAAGCCTGATACATTAAAAGCAACCACTTATGCAAAAAAGTTTTTCTCTAAAGCGTTGAAAGAAAAAGATACTATACGAATGATGTCAGGAAAGTATTATTTGGCTGATATCCTAAATAATGAAAAAGTTTATTTAAATTTTTGTGACTCTCTAATAGACATAACAAAGAAAATACCAAACAAAAATTTCCCTGCTAATATATATATTAAAAAAGCAACTTTTTTATTCCATAAAAGACAAAATAGTAAAGCTTTGAAGGAGCTTATAAATGCGAATCAAATAATAGATAAACATAAAAATTTATATCTAAAAAATAAGGCATTATATTTAATGGGGACTATTTATAATTCCATAGGTCAAAAGAAAAAGGCTTTAAACTTATATAAACAAGTATATTATTTTGCTTTAAAAGAAAACCTGTTAGCAAAAGATGACTTCTTTTCTAGCCTCCTTATAAACTTGACAATAGAATACAGGAATCTTAATGAAATAGATTCTTCTTTACTGTATAACAACCGGGCTGTTAGCCTATATAAAAAAATAAATGATAGTGTTAGTTTGGGGTATTCTTATTTCTCTCTAGGTCTTATATATCAAAAGAAAAAAGAACATGAAAAAGCTTTAAAATCTTATTTAAAATCTATACCTGCCATAAAAAATGATGAAAATTATAGAATACTGGCAAGTACATACACAAAAGTAGCTAAACTATATGATTCAATTGGTCTTTACAGCAAATCGCTAAAATACCATTTGAAAGCTGACTCTTTGTTTAGTGTTAGAAAAATTCCAAGTAGATTTTTGGAAGATTCCTACAAGTATTTAATTAACCAATACAAAAATAAAAATCTAAAAAAGCAACTACTTTATATAAATAAGCTACTAGAAGTAAAAGAATTTAAATTAAATGAAAAAAATAAAGTGAATAAAACACTTATTGATGAATACGACATCCCAAACCTACTATCAGAAAAAAAACAGATCATAGAAAAACTAGAAAAAGAAATCAAGGAATCTAAAAAAAATAGAATAATTTATATTTCTTTATTGTTCCTTTCATTATTATTAATAGGATATCAAATTAAAAGGAAAAGAACTTTCAAAAAGCGTTTTATAGCATTAATTAATCAAAAAGAAACTATAAATAAAAAAGAAATACCACTTGTTTCTCCAATAACAAATAAACATGAAATTTCTAGTGAAACCATTAACATTATTATGAAAGGGCTTGAAGCTTTTGAAAAAAACACAGATTTTTTAAGCTCAAAGATAAACTTACAATTATTAGCTGATAGGTTAGATACTAATACTAGCTATTTATCAAAAATAATCAATCAACACAAAAAGAATTCTTTTTCTAATTATATAAATCAACTTAGAGTTGAATATGCTGTTGAAAAACTTAAAAATGATGTTTTGTGGAGAAAGTATACTATTAAAGCTATCGCACAAGAAGTTGGTTTTAAAAACGCTGAATCTTTTTCTAAAGCGTTCTATAAATTTACAGGTATAAAACCCTCATATTTTATTAAGGAGTTAGAAAAATCTGAAAAAGATTAA